One region of Cinclus cinclus chromosome 1, bCinCin1.1, whole genome shotgun sequence genomic DNA includes:
- the LOC134049503 gene encoding cytochrome P450 7B1, with protein sequence MDPFQYVYVIRNSKQLEFHEFANKMASKTFDYPALSKGKFPELKENLHRIYQYLQGKPLDIISDHMMKNLQDIFEWKCSQATDWETEKMYKFCCSVMFEASFVTLYGRVPAADGHKVISEIRDKFIKFDASFPYLAANIPIELLGATKKVRKELIHHFLLQNMTKWLGGSKVVQARQDIFEKYELLGDYDKAAHHFAFLWASVGNTIPATFWAMYYLLRHPEALAAVRDEIDHLLQSTGQKRGPTYNIHLTREQLDNLVYLESALNESLRMCSSSMNIRISQEDFVLKLEGNQEVVLRKGDWIALYPQILHMDPEVYEDPKEYKFDRYIENGKKKTTFYKAGRKLKYFLMPFGSGISMCPGRFLAMNEMKMFLFILLSHFDVELAENKAVRLDNSRMGLGILLPDVDIAFRYKLRSLRN encoded by the exons ATGGACCCGTTTCAATACGTCTATGTCATCCGAAATAGCAAGCAACTTGAATTTCATGAATTCGCTAATAAAATGGCATCCAAAACCTTTGATTACCCAGCCTTGTCAAAAGGAAAATTCCCTGAACTCAAGGAAAACCTTCACAGAATCTACCAGTATCTACAAGGCAAGCCTTTGGATATCATTTCTGACCACATGATGAAAAATCTCCAGGATATATTTGAATGGAAATGCTCACAAGCAACAGattgggaaacagaaaaaatgtaCAAATTCTGCTGCTCTGTAATGTTTGAAGCCAGTTTTGTAACACTATATGGAAGAGTTCCTGCTGCAGATGGCCACAAAGTTATTAGTGAAATCAGAGACAAATTTATCAAGTTTGATGCCAGCTTTCCCTATTTAGCTGCAAACATACCAATTGAGTTGCTAGGAGCTACCAAGAAGGTTCGGAAGGAGCTTATACATCATTTTTTACTTCAGAACATGACAAAATGGCTGGGAGGGTCAAAAGTGGTCCAAGCCAGACAAGATATATTTGAGAAATATGAGCTGCTTGGAGATTATGACAAAGCAG CACATCATTTTGCCTTCCTGTGGGCCTCTGTGGGAAACACGATTCCAGCTACATTCTGGGCCATGTATTATCTTCTGCGGCACCCAGAAGCTCTTGCAGCGGTGCGTGACGAGATTGACCATTTGCTGCAGTCAACAGGTCAAAAGAGAGGGCCCACATATAACATCCACCTCACCAGAGAACAATTGGACAACCTGGTCTACctag AGAGTGCCTTAAACGAGAGTTTAAGAATGTGCTCATCCTCCATGAACATCCGCATCAGCCAAGAGGATTTTGTTCTCAAGCTTGAAGGGAATCAAGAAGTCGTTTTGAGGAAAGGAGACTGGATAGCCCTTTACCCGCAGATTTTGCACATGGACCCTGAGGTCTATGAAGATCCTAAG GAGTATAAGTTCGATCGATACATAGAGAATGGCAAGAAGAAAACCACATTCTacaaagcaggaagaaaactgaAGTATTTCCTAATGCCCTTTGGCTCTGGGATCAGCATGTGTCCAGGGAGGTTCCTCGCAATGAATGAGATGAAGATGTTTCTTTTCATACTATTGTCTCATTTTGATGTAGAACTAGCAGAAAACAAAGCTGTCAGACTTGATAACAGTCGCATGGGCCTTGGTATCCTCCTGCCAGACGTTGATATTGCCTTTCGTTACAAGCTGAGGTCCTTAAGAAATTGA